A region of Megalobrama amblycephala isolate DHTTF-2021 unplaced genomic scaffold, ASM1881202v1 scaffold563, whole genome shotgun sequence DNA encodes the following proteins:
- the LOC125262036 gene encoding uncharacterized protein LOC125262036 isoform X1 has translation MAYKIFLQKENICPDSFCTQSKTTLLEHASNEGNFSQSDTREQQERSNICTSQTTLLEHASNEGNFSQSDTWEQQERSNICTSQTTLIEHASNEGNFSQSDTREQQERSNICTSQTTLLEHASNEGNFSQSDTWEQQERSNICTSQEPHDGDELLYPGSSLTKGQSLLLLMSYVLRHNLTGVALQHLLKVFNEHFPGLVPETVYLFNKCYGEFGHYEPHFYCVSCCNYLGTREKSPLNCGVCHATFQADDNMKNGSFFLALSLSSQLKDILENPNVTLSRQTTSEKDVLNDIQCGAEYIKCQLGEYDISLLWNCDGIPVFKSSKYQVWPIQCQVIELQPKDRKNNICVPCIWFGERKPIMSVLLTPFVNELCSLERDGLIWKDSRNVEQISKVYALICSSDSVARPLLRNSKQFNGQYGCDFCYHIGGGPYPYRRPEPLLRSETEHYDHAMAATVQLPVKGVKGPSEIMRLEKFQMINGFVPEYQHSVCLGVTRQLATLWLDSTNHNKEWYIGTKADIIDQELLNIKPPVEITRTPRSLKDRKYWKASEWRSFLLFYSLPILNGVLMKKYWNHLFLLVFALHILLQQQVKICEVSVAEIALKKFVIQFEMLYGIKNVSFNVHLLTHLAESVRNWGPLWATSTFSFESFNGTLLKYFSGTTHVPVQIVKTFLRWKSLRKRVEKCVVNTNDKLKELFSQIQNSNSMSCKAKNLTGNVTVFGPLHDTVCASHIFAVEELNGGIVCNCSSYSRFLIGETLYHAEGYSRLQKRNNSIAELKDGTLCKVLSFVSYETERNSASDTDEKNCCVVVQKLVKSRRPLCRDIQLNISSKFVYEVSETNYVYAVKTDSFKRKCVMVKLQDSTFVIPLPNNVERD, from the exons ATGGCCTATAAAATTTTCCTACAAAAAGAGAACATATGTCCTGACTCTTTCTGCACACAGTCAAAG ACAACCTTACTTGAGCATGCAAGCAATGAGGGGAATTTCTCCCAGTCTGATACCCGGGAACAGCAAGAGAGATCGAACATCTGCACATCACAG ACAACCTTACTTGAGCATGCAAGCAATGAGGGGAATTTCTCCCAGTCTGATACGTGGGAACAGCAAGAGAGATCAAACATCTGCACATCACAG ACAACCTTAATTGAGCATGCAAGCAATGAGGGGAATTTCTCCCAGTCTGATACCCGGGAACAGCAAGAGAGATCGAACATCTGCACATCACAG ACAACCTTACTTGAGCATGCAAGCAATGAGGGGAATTTCTCCCAGTCTGATACGTGGGAACAGCAAGAGAGATCAAACATCTGCACATCACAG GAGCCGCATGATGGTGATGAGTTGCTGTATCCTGGATCATCTCTTACCAAAGGCCAGAGTTTGCTGCTGTTGATGTCATATGTGTTGCGACATAATCTAACAGGAGTTGCCTTACAACATCTcttaaaagtgtttaatgaacATTTTCCAGGATTGGTACCAGAAACTGTATACCTGTTTAACAAATGCTATGGTGAGTTTGGACATTACGAGCCTCATTTTTACTGTGTGTCATGTTGTAACTACTTGGGAACAAGAGAGAAAAGCCCACTGAATTGTGGTGTCTGTCATGCAACATTTCAGGCAGATGataatatgaaaaatggctctTTTTTTCTAGCATTGAGCTTGTCATCACAGCTCAAAGACATTCTTGAAAATCCAAATGTAACATTGTCAAGGCAGACTACATCTGAGAAAGATGTTctaaatgacatacagtgtgGAGCTGAATATATAAAATGTCAATTAGGTGAATATGACATTAGCTTACTGTGGAATTGTGATGGAATTCCTGTTTTCAAAAGCTCAAAGTATCAGGTGTGGCCCATTCAATGTCAAGTGATTGAACTACAACCAAAGGACAGAAAAAACAATATCTGTGTGCCATGCATTTGGTTCGGGGAAAGGAAACCTATAATGTCTGTTTTGCTAACCCCTTTTGTAAATGAGCTGTGTTCTTTAGAGAGGGACGGATTAATCTGGAAAGACTCAAGAAATGTTGAGCAAATTTCAAAGGTGTATGCACTTATTTGTAGCTCAGACTCAGTTGCCCGCCCACTCCTAAGAAACTCAAAACAGTTCAATGGACAATATGGGTGTGATTTCTGTTATCACATTGGTGGAGGTCCTTATCCATATCGAAGACCAGAGCCGCTTCTCAGATCTGAAACAGAACATTATGACCATGCTATGGCAGCTACCGTACAACTTCCAGTCAAGGGTGTTAAAGGCCCATCCGAAATAATGAGATTAGAAAAGTTTCAGATGATTAATGGCTTTGTCCCAGAATATCAGCATAGTGTTTGTCTTGGTGTCACTCGACAACTGGCAACTCTGTGGCTGGactccaccaatcacaacaaaGAGTGGTACATAGGCACGAAAGCAGACATAATTGACCAAGAACTGCTGAATATAAAACCTCCAGTAGAGATAACAAGAACACCCAGGTCATTAAAAGACAGGAAATATTGGAAAGCATCAGAATGGCGGTCATTTCTTCTTTTCTATTCTTTGCCCATTCTTAATGGTGTTCTAATGAAGAAATATTGGAACCACCTTTTTCTTTTAGTATTTGCTTTGCATATACTTCTTCAACAGCAGGTGAAAATCTGTGAAGTCAGTGTAGCGGAAATAGCACTGAAGAAGTTTGTGATCCAGTTTGAGATGCTGTATGGTATTAAGAATGTGTCATTCAATGTACATCTGTTGACACATCTTGCAGAAAGTGTTAGGAACTGGGGTCCTTTGTGGGCAACatcaacattttcatttgaatcTTTCAATGGTACTTTATTAAAGTACTTCAGTGGTACTACGCATGTTCCTGTTCAAATAGTGAAGACATTCCTTAGGTGGAAGAGTCTGCGAAAAAGGGTGGAAAAATGTGTAGTCAACACAAACGATAAACTAAAAGAACTCTTCTCCCAAATTCAAAATAGTAATTCCATGAGTTGTAAAGCAAAAAATCTGACTGGAAATGTCACAGTGTTTGGTCCTCTTCATGACACTGTATGTGCATCACACATCTTTGCCGTTGAAGAATTGAATGGTGGTATAGTATGTAACTGTTCATCCTACAGTCGTTTCCTAATTGGTGAGACACTCTATCACGCAGAAGGTTACAGCAGATTACAGAAACGAAATAATTCTATTGCAGAATTAAAAGATGGGACGTTATGTAAAGTCTTGAGCTTCGTTTCTTATGAAACTGAAAGGAACAGTGCCTCAGACACAGATGAAAAAAATTGCTGTGTAGTCGTGCAGAAGCTTGTGAAGTCAAGAAGACCGTTGTGTAGGGACATTCAACTGAATATTTCATCCAAATTTGTGTATGAGGTGTCTGAAACCAATTATGTCTATGCTGTGAAAACTGactcatttaaaagaaaatgtgtaaTGGTAAAATTACAGGACAGTACATTTGTCATACCTCTCCCAAATAATGTAGAAAGGGACTGA
- the LOC125262036 gene encoding uncharacterized protein LOC125262036 isoform X2, whose protein sequence is MAYKIFLQKENICPDSFCTQSKTTLLEHASNEGNFSQSDTREQQERSNICTSQTTLLEHASNEGNFSQSDTWEQQERSNICTSQTTLIEHASNEGNFSQSDTREQQERSNICTSQTTLLEHASNEGNFSQSDTWEQQERSNICTSQVKLPKRDGQHHLTKAQLHIDACST, encoded by the exons ATGGCCTATAAAATTTTCCTACAAAAAGAGAACATATGTCCTGACTCTTTCTGCACACAGTCAAAG ACAACCTTACTTGAGCATGCAAGCAATGAGGGGAATTTCTCCCAGTCTGATACCCGGGAACAGCAAGAGAGATCGAACATCTGCACATCACAG ACAACCTTACTTGAGCATGCAAGCAATGAGGGGAATTTCTCCCAGTCTGATACGTGGGAACAGCAAGAGAGATCAAACATCTGCACATCACAG ACAACCTTAATTGAGCATGCAAGCAATGAGGGGAATTTCTCCCAGTCTGATACCCGGGAACAGCAAGAGAGATCGAACATCTGCACATCACAG ACAACCTTACTTGAGCATGCAAGCAATGAGGGGAATTTCTCCCAGTCTGATACGTGGGAACAGCAAGAGAGATCAAACATCTGCACATCACAGGTAAAGTTACCCAAACGTGATGGACAGCATCATCTTACAAAGGCACAATTACACATCGATGCATGCTCCACGTag